The sequence AAGACACCAAATGGATGCTATATCTTGGACTTAAAGGAATTGGCGTCTAGCGGTGATTCCTTGCGGTTTCGGTGAAGCAACGCCTTAAGTAATGGGGTCGTTTTGGTAGAAATTTGAGAAAAGCAGGAAACCATGCGTTTGACAGAAGACAATAAATTGAAAAAATTGGTGGTCGTGGGAGACCGGGTGTTAATCAAGCTCAAAAAGGCAAATGAGAAAACTTCCAGTGGTTTATACCTGCCACCAGGGGTACAGGAAAAAGAGAAGGTACAGCAAGGCTATATCATGAAAGCTGGTCCTGGTTATCCCATTCCCATGCATGTAGAAGAGGATGAGCCTTGGAAAGAGAAAGATGAGAATATCCGTTATGTGCCTTTGCAGGCCAAAGAGGGTGATTTGGCTATATTTCTATTAAACGGGGCACATGAAGTCATCTATGAGGGAGAGAAGTTTTACATTGTTTCGCAAAGTGCCATTTTGATGCTGGAGCGGGAAGAGGAGCTTTGATAAGTGGTGTCAGCTAGCTAAACTGACAATAGGTCAAGGGCACAGCGCAGCAGTTATGAAATGAAAAAAGGCTTTGGCGGGGTTAAACCCTGCCAAAGCCTTTTTTATATATGAGTTTTTCCGGTACGTTACTTTTCCATGGTTTCGCCGGATTGTGTTTGCTTTTCGTAAAGTTCAGCATACACACCTTTGCTGGCCATCAATGTTTCGTGCGACCCTTCTTCCACGAGTTTGCCATCATCGAGTACGATGATTTTGTCGGCCAGTTTGGCAGAAGATACCCGGTGAGAGATGATGATGGAGGTTCTGCCTTCCATAATGCCTTTGAGAGCATTGAGGATGACATTTTCCGTTTTGGTGTCCACTGCAGAAAGGCAGTCGTCAAGCAATAAAATAGAAGGATCTTTGGCAATGGCCCTGGCAATGGAGACTCGTTGTTTCTGTCCACCACTAAGGGTGATGCCCCGTTCTCCAAGTCGGGTTTCGAATCCATTAGGGAAATCCATGATGTTTTGGTATACATCGGCGTCTTTTGCCGCTTTTTCGACTACTTCTTGCGGGATGTGGTCCAGTCCAAAGCCGATGTTGTTGGAAATGCTATCGCTAAAAAGGAAAACATCTTGAGGTACGTAGCCGATATTTTTACGGAGGTGTGAAAGGTCGTAAGCTTTTAAGGGATGGTCATCCACGATAATCTCACCCGATACAGGGTCGTACATTCGCATGAGCAGGTTGGCGATGGTGGATTTTCCGGATCCCGTCGTGCCGATGATTGCGAGTGATTCTCCAGCATGGATGGAGAAGGAGACGTTTTTCAGGGCTTTGATTCCAGAATCAGGGTATTCAAAAGATATGTCTTGGAACTTTATTGTGCCATGGATGTCTTCGGTAAGGTGTTCGTCACTGGTGATGGTGTTTTTTTCATCCAGGAATTCATTGATTCTGGTCTGGGAAGCAGCGGCCCGCTGCACAATGCTGGTAATCCATCCTAGGGAAGTTACTGGCCAGGTCAGCATGTTGACGTAGAGGATGAACTCCGCGATTACCCCATAGCCAATGGTGCCGTCGATCACCTGATTTCCACCTACGTATACGGTAATGATGGTGCTTATGCCGACCAGTC comes from Echinicola vietnamensis DSM 17526 and encodes:
- a CDS encoding co-chaperone GroES — its product is MRLTEDNKLKKLVVVGDRVLIKLKKANEKTSSGLYLPPGVQEKEKVQQGYIMKAGPGYPIPMHVEEDEPWKEKDENIRYVPLQAKEGDLAIFLLNGAHEVIYEGEKFYIVSQSAILMLEREEEL
- a CDS encoding ABC transporter ATP-binding protein → MSSLWRLNKYLYKYKGYLLLGILFTIISNIFVMIPAQLVRVAIDYVVESFSFYQMFEQGASTASIRAAFLDFIFVFGVLILAMAFLRGFFLFLIRQTIIVMSRLIEYDLKNEIFAHYQQLPLSFYRKNSTGDLMARITEDVSRVRMYFGPALMYGINLLVLFPLVIGYMLTVNVPLTIYSLLPLPVLSISIYIVNNMINERSEKIQRSLSGLSTFVQESFSGIRVLKAFVREEDSSHKFATASEDYKEKSISLTKVQALFFPLIMGLVGISTIITVYVGGNQVIDGTIGYGVIAEFILYVNMLTWPVTSLGWITSIVQRAAASQTRINEFLDEKNTITSDEHLTEDIHGTIKFQDISFEYPDSGIKALKNVSFSIHAGESLAIIGTTGSGKSTIANLLMRMYDPVSGEIIVDDHPLKAYDLSHLRKNIGYVPQDVFLFSDSISNNIGFGLDHIPQEVVEKAAKDADVYQNIMDFPNGFETRLGERGITLSGGQKQRVSIARAIAKDPSILLLDDCLSAVDTKTENVILNALKGIMEGRTSIIISHRVSSAKLADKIIVLDDGKLVEEGSHETLMASKGVYAELYEKQTQSGETMEK